The following are encoded together in the Culex pipiens pallens isolate TS chromosome 1, TS_CPP_V2, whole genome shotgun sequence genome:
- the LOC120431842 gene encoding uncharacterized protein LOC120431842 — MNFLVLSKVTVNLPTTTIATNGWSIPDGIELADPAFFQSKKVDIVLGIECFFEFFETGRRIPLGDNLPALNESVFGWVVSGGLSVPCNSTQVKCNVSTSEKMETLMARFWSAEDVGLDDAFSPAERRCEENFQHTVQRLSDGRYFVSMPKVEGGISRLGESKEIALRRLHATERRLARDANLRKQYTDFMDEYLELGHMSKVEETTPTQVNRCFLPHHPVVKEASTTTKCRVVFDASCKTSSGVALNDVLLAGPVIQEDLRSIILRSRIKPVMLVSDVEKMFRQIMVHPEERPLQSILWRFSPDEEVGIYELKTVTYGTKPAPFLATRTLKQLATDDGPRFPLAARAVNQDTYMDDVITGAEDVQSAIELRKQLDEMMLRGGFKLRKWASNRQEVLAGIAEENLAISMEEINLDTDPGVKTLGLTWMPKTDTLKFQFNIPDLDKVPELTKRFILSTIALLFDPLGLLGPVIVTAKIFMQSLWTLLNPNGERLDWDEAVPEMVGEVWRRFHSQLALLNELRITRCVICPEVFKMELHFFSDASEKAFGSGAYLKSEDPKGRISVNLLTSKTKVAPLKSQAMPRLELRGGVLSAELYVQILQSLKIKIPTFFWVDAMCVLYWLQSPPSTWVTFVANRVAKIQALTEGCVWGHVPGVENPADFLSRGVMPADLIDLVPFWKPGWVKKTNEQRQPQPKIVTTEEAEEERRNTAASVAAATTAEFNVWFISHFSSYPDLVRRTAYWLRLKDLLRMPKEKRFKSDLLTVAELKEAEFALIRLVQKQVFADEWNKLTKGKPVANSSPLRWFNPYISDEQLIRVGGRLRINSHDFFSDISTRNCFTLAHNWCWESYDYAFGHLGAEV; from the exons atgaACTTCTTGGTGCTCTCCAAGGTTACGGTCAATctgccaacaacaacaatcgcAACAAATGGATGGTCGATTCCGGACGGAATTGAATTGGCAGATCCAGCATTCTTCCAGTCCAAGAAGGTGGACATCGTCCTTGGCATTGAATGCTTTTTCGAGTTCTTTGAAACCGGTCGAAGAATTCCCCTGGGAGACAATCTACCAGCGCTGAACGAGTCGGTGTTCGGCTGGGTGGTATCCGGTGGTCTCTCGGTTCCATGCAACTCCACGCAGGTGAAGTGCAACGTGTCAACCTCAGAGAAGATGGAAACTCTGATGGCACGGTTTTGGTCGGCTGAAGACGTCGGTTTGGACGACGCGTTCTCTCCCGCTGAAAGACGCTGCGAAGAGAACTTCCAACACACGGTTCAACGGTTATCCGACGGTCGGTATTTCGTTTCCATGCCCAAGGTCGAAGGTGGAATCTCCAGATTGGGCGAATCCAAGGAAATTGCGTTGCGACGGCTGCACGCAACCGAACGCAGACTGGCAAGGGACGCCAATTTGCGGAAACAGTATACAGATTTCATGGACGAATATCTGGAACTGGGTCACATGTCCAAGGTCGAAGAAACAACTCCAACCCAGGTCAATCGGTGTTTTCTACCGCACCATCCGGTGGTCAAGGAGGCCAGTACCACCACCAAATGCAGAGTTGTTTTCGACGCTTCATGCAAAACATCTTCTGGAGTCGCACTGAACGATGTGTTGCTGGCAGGGCCGGTAATCCAAGAAGATTTGCGCTCTATCATTCTGCGGAGTCGGATCAAGCCGGTTATGCTTGTGTCTGACGTAGAGAAGATGTTCCGTCAAATCATGGTCCACCCAGAGGAACGGCCATTGCAATCCATTCTGTGGCGTTTTTCTCCGGACGAGGAAGTTGGCATCTACGAGCTGAAAACCGTCACTTACGGCACCAAGCCCGCTCCATTCCTCGCAACCAGGACGCTAAAACAACTAGCGACGGATGATGGACCTCGATTTCCGCTTGCTGCACGGGCAGTCAACCAAGACACCTACATGGATGACGTCATCACCGGAGCTGAGGACGTCCAATCAGCAATCGAACTTCGGAAGCAGCTAGACGAGATGATGCTACGAGGCGGTTTCAAGCTTAGGAAATGGGCATCAAATCGACAGGAAGTGCTAGCTGGAATTGCTGAGGAAAACCTAGCGATTAGCATGGAGGAAATCAACCTTGACACGGACCCTGGAGTGAAAACTCTTGGTCTCACATGGATGCCGAAAACGGACACGCTAAAGTTCCAGTTCAACATTCCCGATTTGGACAAAGTGCCTGAGCTCACTAAACGCTTCATTTTGTCAACAATTGCCCTTCTTTTTGACCCTCTTGGACTGCTAGGACCGGTCATCGTAACGGCCAAGATTTTCATGCAATCTCTGTGGACGTTGCTGAACCCGAACGGAGAACGTTTGGATTGGGATGAGGCGGTACCTGAAATGGTGGGTGAGGTCTGGAGGAGATTTCATTCACAGCTCGCTTTGCTCAATGAACTTCGCATCACTCGTTGCGTCATCTGCCCTGAAGTGTTCAAGATGGAATTGCACTTCTTTTCTGACGCATCTGAGAAGGCCTTTGGAAGCGGTGCGTATTTGAAAAGCGAAGATCCAAAGGGCAGGATATCCGTGAACTTGCTCACATCCAAAACCAAGGTGGCACCGTTAAAGAGCCAAGCGATGCCAAGATTGGAACTTCGCGGTGGCGTTTTGTCTGCTGAACTCTACGTGCAAATTCTGCAATCGCTGAAGATCAAAATTCCAACCTTTTTCTGGGTCGACGCCATGTGCGTGTTGTACTGGCTACAATCACCACCATCAACATGGGTCACTTTCGTCGCCAACAGGGTGGCCAAGATTCAAGCTCTCACGGAAGGCTGTGTCTGGGGACACGTGCCTGGAGTTGAAAACCCCGCAGATTTCCTGTCACGTGGAGTCATGCCAGCAGATCTCATCGACTTGGTACCATTCTGGAAGCCAGGCTGGGTAAAGAAGACGAATGAGCAACGCCAACCACAACCGAAGATCGTGACGACGGAAGAAGCAGAAGAAGAGCGAAGAAACACTGCGGCATCGGTAGCTGCAGCAACTACGGCTGAGTTCAACGTTTGGTTCATCTCTCACTTCTCTTCGTATCCCGATCTGGTCAGGCGTACGGCGTATTGGCTACGCTTGAAGGATCTACTTCGCATGCCCAAGGAAAAGCGGTTCAAATCGGACTTGTTGACGGTTGCGGAGCTGAAAGAAGCAGAGTTCGCATTAATAAGGCTCGTTCAGAAGCAAGTTTTCGCTGATGAATGGAACAAACTAACCAAGGGAAAACCAGTTGCGAACAGTTCACCACTGCGGTGGTTCAACCCGTACATTTCCGATGAACAGCTCATTAGAGTGGGAGGACGCTTAC GCATCAACTCACACGACTTCTTTTCCGACATTTCCACGAGAAATTGCTTCACGCTGGCCCACAACTGGTGTTGGGAGTCGTACGATTACGCTTTTggccacttgggggcagaagtGTGA